CTCCGCTTTGTTCGCGGATAATTTTTACCCGTCCTGAGACTCTTCGTTCGGCTACCCCGGAGCAACTTGTTCATGCACTCCCTGAGGATCTCAGGAGTGTGTGTGTAAGCTCATCTTCGGTGGAGGATGCCCTGGAACAGGCGTATGCTTTGGCAGAGGCAGATGATCTGATCTGCATTGCCGGGTCGCTCTATCTTATTGGTCGAGCGCGGAGTGTGTTAGTGGGAGGCTTGGTTGGAGACTGATTTTTTTGAATTTTCTGGTATGGATGAGGCCTATGTTCGTCAGGAACGAAACAAGGCCAAGGAGCTGAGGAAAACTGGCTGGTGGCAAAGAAAGATCGGCGCCGGTGTCTGTTATTATTGCGGAGGGAATTTTTCACCTCAAAAACTGACCATGGACCATATCGTCCCCCTTGGCCGCGGTGGCTCCAGCGCTAAAGGGAACTTGGTGCCTGCCTGTAAGGAGTGCAATACTCAGAAGAAAACAATGCTTCCTTTGGAGTGGGAAGAGTACATGGCTCTCTTGGAGAAACAGAAGTCTCATCAGTAGATGATGGTTTTTGGTGTGGTAGATGGTTTGTTGATTGGGAGAGCATGAAAAGATCCGGATTGAGTCATAATTCAATCCGGATTTTTTTGTGGAGGCATTCAGTCAACGATAATTTACGTATTATTGTCTGAAGGTCTATTGCTGAAATCCTTATTGACCGCAAATGGTACAAATCGAGTAATCGTTCACCAGAAGCGTTGAACGTGCTGATTTCACCGGACTGTAAACGTTTACCGGGCACCCCAGCCGGAGTCTCCCTACGGTCGCTTACCTGCGCGATTTATATTGACCCGCTTCGTCGGTCAATAAAGCGGTCTGCGAAGTGTGCTAGTTGCACATGAGCAGGCCGCTGACAAAGCAGATGGGGTGCCCGGTGAACGTTTACCAAATCGATTTGACTTGATCATGTCTGATCAGACAACTGATTTTGCTTGATTTGCTTCATCTTCCATCTTGGTCATGATGCGATTTAGTAGGTACATAACAACAGGATAGCAGATAATAAAGACACCTGAGATGATTAGAGCTGTTGTAATTAAGTTATTCATGAGTTGCTCCCAAAGTGAAGGTGTTGGTGTGTGATGTTTTTTTTAATATAGACAGCATTTGTTATGCCAAGTTGATGATTTGTCTTAGAAATTTTGTAAATTCAGTAAGTTGAGTAGGTTTTCGAGTGATGCTGAGGCGGAGATGATGAGGGAAAACACCACAGTGTGGGGGTTTTCCCTAGCTCCCCGCAAGAAAAACAGGAAGGTGCTTGGTGGGTTGTTCATTCTATTGATGGAAGAGCGATTAGGATACTGAAATTTAATTTTACAGCGCCTAATCCACGGACGTTGTTCTCTTCCGATGTTATAATTATTGCTAGACAGTTTTTTGTGCTGTATGCAATAATATCGATATTCTATCCAGTTATTTTTCGGTCTGAATAATTTCTTTC
This genomic window from Desulfobulbaceae bacterium contains:
- a CDS encoding HNH endonuclease encodes the protein MDEAYVRQERNKAKELRKTGWWQRKIGAGVCYYCGGNFSPQKLTMDHIVPLGRGGSSAKGNLVPACKECNTQKKTMLPLEWEEYMALLEKQKSHQ